Genomic DNA from Triplophysa rosa linkage group LG6, Trosa_1v2, whole genome shotgun sequence:
gtatctgtcttttataaatgtgatcaaacaaaatactcttcgaagacaaaaagtatgcaatactactgtataggtagtcaagattaatatgagattggcataTGAGAGCTATAAAAGGAATATTTCATGTAATAACACAGTTTTTATACATCGTTGCATGCTCTcaatctttcacattgctgttgggtgactgtgtcactcctgaggtttgcttttgttggaatttaAGACACTAACTATATAtacacaaattattttttttatcactgtgaaccaaaagaaaagaaaaatttaAGTAATCTAATAGCAAGAAGAACATGGTGTCACGGTGAAAAATACAGGAAGCACAATAATGATAAACATGACAAACATAAATGCTTATTTCGAGTTCAATCTTTGTCTCTCTATAGGCAAGACAGACGCTAGCCAATCAGTAGTGCGCCTGCGTGCCTCTTCCCAGTCATAGCGAGGGCTATATCCAAAATCTCTGTGGGCCTTTTGATATGAGAAACTAAAGGGTGTGTTTAACATGGTCAATAGCTGTCGATTTATGGGTGGGGTAAATCTCAGAAAGGGGTGGAGCACAATATGCAGGAATTCCATGAAGTATGACAGCAGATAGAGAAGGGGGAGGGGCAAAATATGTCTCTCTTGCATCCCAAAGCCTAAAGTTGAAAGAACAGCGTAGTTAAAGTCCGAGTAGCTGACAGGTGGGGTGTCATCTGAGATGTAGTAGAAGTTTCCACCCATCACTGCTCTCTTTTGGTGATCTCTGAGGGCTCGCGCAGCTTGTAGATGTGCAAGAGCTACATTTCCCACATATACAGGATTCACTTTTGCCTCACGACTTGAGGTTCTAAGCAGCAAGTTTCCATTACGGATTCCATCTCTCATGTGACCTAATGTAAAACGACAACCCTCTCCGAAGATGTACATGGGTCTTAATGCACAGGTAGCCAGCTGGCCTCCGTTGCGCAGAATCTCTCCATTAGCCTGAAGGCAAATCTGTTCAGCCTCATCTTTGGTTTTGCTGTAGTTAAACTTAAGACTTGAGGTGTAAGGCGTGTCCTCATTGCCGTTGATGATTGGATCACCGCAAGGATTTGGACCAGCAACCTCAATGCTGCTTGTGTAAATGAAGGAGGCCATATTCTCCTGTATGCATGTCTCAATCAGTAGTTGTGTTCCTGTCATGGAAAAACGGTTTAGATGTCAGAATTAGAATACAACATTAAAGTTTATACTGCACAAAATTATATTCTTACTCATACTTCAAAAGCTGAAATCtaataaatttgtatttttttgttatattctACTAAGACATGACACAGCAGGGGCGGTTCTAGGGTGAGTGGATATCCAGGGCTTAGCCCAGCGACATGTATCCAGCTCAGCATTGTTGACTGCCTCAGTGATTAAGCCTCATGTAAGTGCAAAAGTTGACGTAGTTCTTTTATCATATTTGTGGTTTTCACATATTTGTGAAACGGTTAGCCTGAAGCCTTTCCCCTTTTTGGTTGTCAATGTATGATGTAATGTTTGGATAATTTGACTCACGTCATTGACCGTAATCCTTCTGAGTGAAAACGTCATTGTTTCCTATGGATGCCATGTGTGCCGGATGAGCGGACAGAGAAAGCGCGGAAGCGATCGTGCATAGATACATCTATTAAGTTGAAACCTGAATTAAGTTTATTAATTAAATGAAGCcaaaaattatataatttattacatttcttaGTTTGTGCAGTGCAGTTTTATTTTCCAATATAATAATGTGaacattcttaaagggatacttaacccaaaaatgaaaattctgtcatttactcaccttcgagttgttccaaatttgtataaatttctttgttctgatgaacacatatgCATTCacgcattctgacttctttacaatgttaaacgtgctgtcttctcatgcttgacatggtcaacttgtcaaaaaacgagttggacgtattacgtagtatttctgtgcttgaaccccaaggttcgtataggtttctgaatttttttcaaacatgaaaatctgttacgtaacaacttttcttagtcccttattgggcaattctcccggaaaagcacacccacagcAAGGCGAAATAAATAGCCCTCCCACTCGGCAACCAACGAGCGATaagaagacccgcttaccatcaagattggctgcgctgtgggcctgcagctgcagctagttactcttgcaatagtgagagaagtgaagatgtgtttgtttgttcacggcattacagtgatggatgttatataaactgtgcatttaatgctggatttgttgattgtttgaaactgacagatggagtggtcccagcgctaaaagatgccagacataaACTGCAGGCAGTAAGTGAAACCGAGTCACATGTCTGTGtgttgttggcaatgggtgcgcacatgctttagttccgccctcccccccgcacgagtcatatgtttttggaaataatcgtacagctatatctgtcttttatgaatgtgatcaaactaaagactctacggatatttgaagggtgcgatactattctgtaagtactcaagattaacatgagatatgcagaaactgtctgagttacGGCCACTTTAAGTATTTTCAATTTTGGAAAGACCaagacatttgcatttatttgaaaaatgcATTCAGTCTCACCTTTAACATTGACACCATATAATTCACTGTACTCGATTGCTCCAGTGACATCGATGAGAGATGCAGTGTGAAAAACAAGTGCTGCTCCCCTGCAGGCTCTTCTCAACAGCTCACACTCCCTGATGTCTCCCTCAAACACACTCAGTTTAGTATCTCCTCTGCAATCTGAAAACCCACACATGTGAACATACACAACAAATTTCTTTCGGTTGATTAAAAGGTTTGTTACAGAGAAAAAAGGCTTCTAcagactagtgttgtcacgatactggaatttctaacttcgattcaatacctaaaaaaatatcgatattcgataccattttcgataccacggggaataaactgccatagcaataaggccctaataagcaatagcaatataggcctttttaatttttatttgaagttaaattgaacaagactagacaatgaggtatatatttttacattatttattaattgttaatctaatgttaattttacgaatacatttactatttaaaatcaaagttgtatttgtcagtattaatggaccagaccctgttgaaaaaaccagcctatgctggtttggtatgttttgatgctggtttgctggtttgtgctggtttaaactgttcatgtgctggtttaagatggtcatatgctgatttaagatggttcttagctggtttaagatcaaaccagcatcgatcaaaacataccttacccagcatatactggatttttcaacaggggagcttacataaatagttgtattttttaactaacatttaaaagagattaataaatacttcaacaaatgtattgctcattcattgttcgttaatgttagttaatagcctacatttttatttggctaaattggcttttattcacataggcccatactgtaatcattgatcagcgcacatatagacagaaacgcaaacttaaacgcaagaactgttgcagagactccgcatatttgagtggatgaaatcattgaacagcgcacatacattgagcgctatggtaaacacggaagtacaaacgtgtatcacacgcgagaactgttgcggagactttactcgcaccagcattatttcaaacatcaaattaaccggagcgaacgagacgagtggatgaaatcattgatgagcgcacataaagacagaaacgcgtgcattaaacatgagaactctTGCGGACtgtgtactaacataaacaatatataaccagggcgaattaAACGAGTgtataaaattattgatcagcgcacatacatggatcgctatggtaaacacgggaagcgtaacgtgcgtgcaccacgccagatgtgttactgagactggctctcttttctaacattaacactatttaactgcctcaaacgagtcaagtctgtgagagtaGGCGgtgctctgttgttatgcgttcacgttcagtgtgttaactcactgtcggaaaagagaaagagcgggaacgcgcagctgatatcgatacgtgggacatgggtattggaaccgtttcagattcttcagtatcgatacttatcgaaatatcgatatttttgacaacactactacaGACTATATGAACATTAGAGAGAATGGTTCTTTTTAGAAACTTTGACTTAAAGGGAGGTTTGGGCATCCTTGGCTTTTAAGAGTATGGTTTTATGATTGATTGAAAATAAAGATATGTCTTAGTTTGTTTctgatttttttgcattctcaAGCAAAGACTTAATGAACTGATGACCCTATGTACAATTGCCATATGTACAAgtgaaaacagaaaaaggtAAAATAACTGCAACTGAGAGTTTAACAGAGACACCACaaaagaaaattgtaaaaaaaaggtgTCCAACAGACACTTTAACaactatatatacacacacacaattcgtTTTTTTCATGCGGATCAGAAATAAGGAAAATACAAACCGTCAAGAGACTGTATTAGCTCAGATCGCATGTTTCTGTCCAGCAGTCGGATTTCAGCAAGCTTTTCCTCCTCCAGCAACAGTCTGACCAGCTTTTCTCCCAGAAACCCACACGCTCCTGTCACCACACATACTTCTCCTGCCAGAGACATTGCAGCTGCCACAAACACCACTCCACACGAACACTTAGTATTATACCCCTCTGAATGTACCATAGACTCAGAAACCACAGCGATGCAATGTGTCCTTAAAGCTGGTAGGATGGTATTGGAGGGTGGTGCGTTTCTGGTCTTGACACTGCCAAGGACAAAACCAATGCCACTGGCTGGGGCAGACGATAAGAACCAGTGTCAAGGTGCTAGTCGACAGATGTCTGTTTACTTTATAAGCTTTCTGTTGGTACAAAGATATTGGCTCTCATTTATCAAACGAACGTAGAAAAATCTGCTCACGTGTGATTCATTAAACGTTCGTATGCGGCCAATTCCGTCGTACCTTGATAAATGCGGCGGCTAAAATCGATCGTAATTTACATATCGCGCCGATATAAATTCAGGGTGTATAGACACCTTTCACGCCGACGTCACGGcactagctggaggcaaaacaaaggggaaactggaggcggccaatacaaaccagcacagattcggctacataaggagtttaaaatatcatcttgttgtgttgtttagtgccacaatcgacagaatacagtgtccaatttgatattttaacacattcccCTCAtcatcaaacaaaaacactgacgacagctgcagttaaacagaataaaacgagcggactgaacagaaacgatcattaaacatgctcgcgtttcacttcataacagtAACCTaacttaagaaaaaaaactactgtcttttgttggtgtggattatgatttgggtatgcgtctaaaaatatctcactatgcccaaatcagaaactggggaacaaggttatttttcacgtagcgttaacttttgaacgcatagggtatgcttgctaactttgttagttatacaactagcagttaactatcggcagaaactaaacataaaggaaacgtTTGTCATCttttttagttgtcacaagtgcaaaGTTAGACGTgtggcgatactgtaaaatttagtatcgatccgataccaagtaaatgcagggccagtattgccgatttcgataccgataccaatacttttaacttttaaaaagcattcacttgaacttacatttactttcctgtaaatgaaatgtcagatttatcagatgaatgcatcattaatatgctaaatctgaatacattttcatgaccactaaaatatttgtgatttgtgctcttaatgtgcctgtaggctaattaatcatgtagatgttaaaacactggacatcatttaaaccaaataaatctatttatttagttatttattcctgtaatcgaatttgcaaacatgaactttgcaccaaattattactggaaaatagtaacaataacagattaacagaacagaaaaacgatatattaacaaaacaatttctcgttatcccagtactacttctctagctttaaaaaaacccaaagtggacaaaattattactcaagaacaaagattttaaaactgcttttctgtttttgttcagtgttatgtttagacaaaataatagaacaaattaacatgtttccctttcattacacttttttaagtgaatttataaacaaagtgcacacaattgtttggacacaaagtaaataaagtgcttaaataataaagtactttcaatctttggctttttacccccaaacgaTGTATGGAGCCAgagatatgacaaaacaatctgaatttgaatttcgtaaatctgaattattgacaagtgttttttaacaaaactgaatattatatgggagttaaaatagttttgaattagattttgatttcgaatttgaattttttttacttgaatattgaacatttgaaatttaacacaattgcattttttttaaggcagagttttataggcatgcattttcaaacaacatattttttgctctgaattcttaagattgcaaatatccagtttttttaaaatacagcctcacgttttcaagatgaagaagaaattcggaacatcaaattcaattttctaaaattcaaaaacgcagaaattcagatcgtacagaaagtaggtcagaggtcgtccacagggaagagtagaagatctcggaaaagtcaaacggagcgctttggccacaatggccagttatttgttcttattatccaatcaaactccaaacatgcgttttggagagtggaacttcttacattgcaataaaaaggatttacatttttcaaattgcgaccacgcccacaagactacacgggttgatcgtttgttgttgctgcagcataccaagctcataccgctgcaatcttaggcagctgcccgggatgtgtgcgctcactgcctgcgtttttgcctgctgtgcctccactgtttgcgctcactcccagcgtttgctgttggtgcttttacccactgtgtgcttagtgcacgctcgctgctagctgccccactatgcgcgctggcttcagcgtttgtgggtgcatatacatttaatatattagacatgtatacaatttttataaagaacgtttgtgggtCCTGACATTTGAAGCTCGTGCAATAGCCGGGTTTCAATCCAAAGTTgacgaatttagcttatgcgcaaaattggaatatcgcataaaacattttcgaataagcaccgtttccatccaaatagtcaaccgtcacttcctaataaactgccactaaatatcagtaagaaaagtagccactgaatataatgattttcatatagaataatacttgcgcaagcagacgattacgaaacacaataaatgcggtgcttttgtggaNNNNNNNNNNNNNNNNNNNNNNNNNNNNNNNNNNNNNNNNNNNNNNNNNNNNNNNNNNNNNNNNNNNNNNNNNNNNNNNNNNNNNNNNNNNNNNNNNNNNNNNNNNNNNNNNNNNNNNNNNNNNNNNNNNNNNNNNNNNNNNNNNNNNNNNNNNNNNNNNNNNNNNNNNNNNNNNNNNNNNNNNNNNNNNNNNNNNNNNNNNNNNNNNNNNNNNNNNNNNNNNNNNNNNNNNNNNNNNNNNNNNNNNNNNNNNNNNNNNNNNNNNNNNNNNNNNNNNNNNNNNNNNNNNNNNNNNNNNNNNNNNNNNNNNNNNNNNNNNNNNNNNNNNNNNNNNNNNNNNNNNNNNNNNNNNNNNNNNNNNNNNNNNNNNNNNNNNNNNNNNNNNNNNNNNNNNNNNNNNNNNNNNNNNNNNNNNNNNNNNNNNNNNNNNNNNNNNNNNNNNNNNNNNNNNNNNNNNNNNNNNNNNNNNNNNNNNNNNNNNNNNNNNNNNNNNNNNNNNNNNNNNNNNNNNNNNNNNNNNNNNNNNNNNNNNNNNNNNNNNNNNNNNNNNNNNNNNNNNNNNNNNNNNNNNNNNNNNNNNNNNNNNNNNNNNNNNNNNNNNNNNNNNNNNNNNNNNNNNNNNNNNNNNNNNNNNNNNNNNNNNNNNNNNNNNNNNNNNNNNNNNNNNNNNNNNNNNNNNNNNNNNNNNNNNNNNNNNNNNNNNNNNNNNNNNNNNNNNNNNNNNNNNNNNNNNNNNNNNNNNNNNNNNNNNNNNNNNNNNNNNNNNNNNNNNNNNNNNNNNNNNNNNNNNNNNNNNNNNNNNNNNNNNNNNNNNNNNNNNNNNNNNNNNNNNNNNNNNNNNNNNNNNNNNNNNNNNNNNNNNNNNNNNNNNNNNNNNNNNNNNNNNNNNNNNNNNNNNNNNNNNNNNNNNNNNNNNNNNNNNNNNNNNNNNNNNNNNNNNNNNNNNNNNNNNNNNNNNNNNNNNNNNNNNNNNNNNNNNNNNNNNNNNNNNNNNNNNNNNNNNNNNNNNNNNNNNNNNNNNNNNNNNNNNNNNNNNNNNNNNNNNNNNNNNNNNNNNNNNNNNNNNNNNNNNNNNNNNNNNNNNNNNNNNNNNNNNNNNNNNNNNNNNNNNNNNNNNNNNNNNNNNNNNNNNNNNNNNNNNNNNNNNNNNNNNNNNNNNNNNNNNNNNNNNNNNNNNNNNNNNNNNNNNNNNNNNNNNNNNNNNNNNNNNNNNNNNNNNNNNNNNNNNNNNNNNNNNNNNNNNNNNNNNNNNNNNNNNNNNNNNNNNNNNNNNNNNNNNNNNNNNNNNNNNNNNNNNNNNNNNNNNNNNNNNNNNNNNNNNNNNNNNNNNNNNNNNNNNNNNNNNNNNNNNNNNNNNNNNNNNNNNNNNNNNNNNNNNNNNNNNNNNNNNNNNNNNNNNNNNNNNNNNNNNNNNNNNNNNNNNNNNNNNNNNNNNNNNNNNNNNNNNNNNNNNNNNNNNNNNNNNNNNNNNNNNNNNNNNNNNNNNNNNNNNNNNNNNNNNNNNNNNNNNNNNNNNNNNNNNNNNNNNNNNNNNNNNNNNNNNNNNNNNNNNNNNNNNNNNNNNNNNNNNNNNNNNNNNNNNNNNNNNNNNNNNNNNNNNNNNNNNNNNNNNNNNNNNNNNNNNNNNNNNNNNNNNNNNNNNNNNNNNNNNNNNNNNNNNNNNNNNNNNNNNNNNNNNNNNNNNNNNNNNNNNNNNNNNNNNNNNNNNNNNNNNNNNNNNNNNNNNNNNNNNNNNNNNNNNNNNNNNNNNNNNNNNNNNNNNNNNNNNNNNNNNNNNNNNNNNNNNNNNNNNNNNNNNNNNNNNNNNNNNNNNNNNNNNNNNNNNNNNNNNNNNNNNNNNNNNNNNNNNNNNNNNNNNNNNNNNNNNNNNNNNNNNNNNNNNNNNNNNNNNNNNNNNNNNNNNNNNNNNNNNNNNNNNNNNNNNNNNNNNNNNNNNNNNNNNNNNNNNNNNNNNNNNNNNNNNNNNNNNNNNNNNNNNNNNNNNNNNNNNNNNNNNNNNNNNNNNNNNNNNNNNNNNNNNNNNNNNNNNNNNNNNNNNNNNNNNNNNNNNNNNNNNNNNNNNNNNNNNNNNNNNNNNNNNNNNNNNNNNNNNNNNNNNNNNNNNNNNNNNNNNNNNNNNNNNNNNNNNNNNNNNNNNNNNNNNNNNNNNNNNNNNNNNNNNNNNNNNNNNNNNNNNNNNNNNNNNNNNNNNNNNNNNNNNNNNNNNNNNNNNNNNNNNNNNNNNNNNNNNNNNNNNNNNNNNNNNNNNNNNNNNNNNNNNNNNNNNNNNNNNNNNNNNNNNNNNNNNNNNNNNNNNNNNNNNNNNNNNNNNNNNNNNNNNNNNNNNNNNNNNNNNNNNNNNNNNNNNNNNNNNNNNNNNNNNNNNNNNNNNNNNNNNNNNNNNNNNNNNNNNNNNNNNNNNNNNNNNNNNNNNNNNNNNNNNNNNNNNNNNNNNNNNNNNNNNNNNNNNNNNNNNNNNNNNNNNNNNNNNNNNNNNNNNNNNNNNNNNNNNNNNNNNNNNNNNNNNNNNNNNNNNNNNNNNNNNNNNNNNNNNNNNNNNNNNNNNNNNNNNNNNNNNNNNNNNNNNNNNNNNNNNNNNNNNNNNNNNNNNNNNNNNNNNNNNNNNNNNNNNNNNNNNNNNNNNNNNNNNNNNNNNNNNNNNNNNNNNNNNNNNNNNNNNNNNNNNNNNNNNNNNNNNNNNNNNNNNNNNNNNNNNNNNNNNNNNNNNNNNNNNNNNNNNNNNNNNNNNNNNNNNNNNNNNNNNNNNNNNNNNNNNNNNNNNNNNNNNNNNNNNNNNNNNNNNNNNNNNNNNNNNNNNNNNNNNNNNNNNNNNNNNNNNNNNNNNNNNNNNNNNNNNNNNNNNNNNNNNNNNNNNNNNNNNNNNNNNNNNNNNNNNNNNNNNNNNNNNNNNNNNNNNNNNNNNNNNNNNNNNNNNNNNNNNNNNNNNNNNNNNNNNNNNNNNNNNNNNNNNNNNNNNNNNNNNNNNNNNNNNNNNNNNNNNNNNNNNNNNNNNNNNNNNNNNNNNNNNNNNNNNNNNNNNNNNNNNNNNNNNNNNNNNNNNNNNNNNNNNNNNNNNNNNNNNNNNNNNNNNNNNNNNNNNNNNNNNNNNNNNNNNNNNNNNNNNNNNNNNNNNNNNNNNNNNNNNNNNNNNNNNNNNNNNNNNNNNNNNNNNNNNNNNNNNNNNNNNNNNNNNNNNNNNNNNNNNNNNNNNNNNNNNNNNNNNNNNNNNNNNNNNNNNNNNNNNNNNNNNNNNNNNNNNNNNNNNNNNNNNNNNNNNNNNNNNNNNNNNNNNNNNNNNNNNNNNNNNNNNNNNNNNNNNNNNNNNNNNNNNNNNNNNNNNNNNNNNNNNNNNNNNNNNNNNNNNNNNNNNNNNNNNNNNNNNNNNNNNNNNNNNNNNNNNNNNNNNNNNNNNNNNNNNNNNNNNNNNNNNNNNNNNNNNNNNNNNNNNNNNNNNNNNNNNNNNNNNNNNNNNNNNNNNNNNNNNNNNNNNNNNNNNNNNNTAGGGTTCACGGTCCCATCTGGCGCTGTGTGTTCAGCTCCTCCAGAATGTTCCCATACATTGTCCAACCTAATTTTAAGTCCTCACATTTAACCCTGTATTGTTAAAGTACCTTATTAGTAACCTATATCCTTCGTCTTTATTAATCTCATATGCTAACACATATCCTATTAtcattaattacttttccttttcCACTTACATGTTATTAtttcctttctttcttcatCATATTTTTTACAATCAGATATTACATGCTCCATTGTTTCCCACTCCCTACAAAACTCACACAAACCAGTCTCATGTACTCCCATTGAGATGAGTTCAATCCTGTGTGTCCAAGTCTCATGCTTGTCAACATAACATGATCTTTTCTATTATTtccataaatgttttgtttatttttaacattatattTTATAGAAGTGCCTACCCTTATTATCTAAGTTCCATATTTCTTACCAATCCTTTAAAATATGATCCATGATTAACGTTTTAGCTTCCCATTTACTTAAAGATACATTAATATCTATTTCTTCCTTTTTAAGAGCATCTTTTGCCAGTCTATCAACCTCTTCATTCCCTTCTATACCCACATGGGCTGAGACCCAACAAAAACCAACCACTATCCCTCTTCTTTGTATAAGCCAGTAAAGTTAATATTTCACTTAATAAGTCTTCTCTATTAGACTGATATGTATGTAATGATGTTAATACTGATGATGAATCAGAGCATATCACCACTCTATTTGGGCTTACTTCCTCTACCCATGTCAGACCCATTAAAATCGCTATGATTTCAATGGAATAAATTGACAGCTCAGCTGTTACTCTTTTAGAAACGGACACCTTCAATTCTGGTATATACACACCAATTCCTGCAAGCGCTTCATTCGGATCTTTTGATCAGTCAGTATAAACTTGCATGGAATCTTTCCTGCAAATATCTATTTACCTTATGTTTAAGATTACCCATTTCCCCCCACTCTCTTTTCTTTTCCAATATTTCTAGATCTATTTTAACTTCCGGTATCACCCATCTTGGAACTTCACCCCATACTGGTGAAGTACTTAATTTGATGCTTTCAACTTGATACTTCTCTGCTAATTTGCTCATATTCCATCCAAATCCTTTCCTTTTTTCCCCTGTATATTCCCAACAACCACACTTCTTTAGCAATATGTTCTCCAGAATGACTCTTAATTGAAGTCCAATACACTAGGGATAGTTTTATTCTCCTCAAACGTAATGGTATTTCATTTGCCTCCACCAACA
This window encodes:
- the hsd3b1 gene encoding hydroxy-delta-5-steroid dehydrogenase, 3 beta- and steroid delta-isomerase 1 — translated: MSLAGEVCVVTGACGFLGEKLVRLLLEEEKLAEIRLLDRNMRSELIQSLDDCRGDTKLSVFEGDIRECELLRRACRGAALVFHTASLIDVTGAIEYSELYGVNVKGTQLLIETCIQENMASFIYTSSIEVAGPNPCGDPIINGNEDTPYTSSLKFNYSKTKDEAEQICLQANGEILRNGGQLATCALRPMYIFGEGCRFTLGHMRDGIRNGNLLLRTSSREAKVNPVYVGNVALAHLQAARALRDHQKRAVMGGNFYYISDDTPPVSYSDFNYAVLSTLGFGMQERHILPLPLLYLLSYFMEFLHIVLHPFLRFTPPINRQLLTMLNTPFSFSYQKAHRDFGYSPRYDWEEARRRTTDWLASVLPIERQRLNSK